The following is a genomic window from Rutidosis leptorrhynchoides isolate AG116_Rl617_1_P2 chromosome 8, CSIRO_AGI_Rlap_v1, whole genome shotgun sequence.
ATGACGCAACTGATGTTAACAATGTTGTGGTAGATCAGGAAGTTAACGTTGTAGCTAGTTCGAGCTTGAAATTTGGAAGTATTGATGATGATTTTCTTGTTGACTCGCCGATTCAAGTTCTTGTTGATCAACTTGTGACGAAATCTATTGGCGAACTACATGTTTCTGTTGCGAAAAGTGATTCTTCGGCTGTACCTGCTTCTATGTCTGCACCTGTTTCTGTTTCCGACATGGTCTGTTTGGCATCAACAGCTGTTAAACAGCCTGATGTTGTGCAACAAGTGGATCGTGCTTCTTCAGCTTCATGTAGTGATCAAAATAATGCTAGTTGTCCTTCAGTTCCTTGCTCTAGGattgaggaggaggaggaggaggaggaggaggaggaggaggaggaggaggaggaggataaTGGTTCTTTTGTCCTTCGGGATGAAGTTGAGGTGGATGAATCGAATGATAACGGTAAAGGTTTCTTTCAAGGACTAGCAGACCAAGGCTTGATTCCTCCATGTGTTCCGGGTAAAGTCTTCAATGGTAATGCGGCAAATGTTAGCTCCTTCGATTTCAAATCAAGAAATGGTAAGGGTGTGCACATTGACAAGGTGAATGATATGACTTCTCGTCCGGACGAGAGGAATAAAAAACGTCCTTCAAAAGCCGGTTAAGTAGTGTTTAGTTTAATTTTTATAGTTGGTGTTTTTTTGGGTTATTGCCTTTTTGATTGTATTGTTGGCTCTTGTAATTTGGTAGGATTGTTTGTGGTATCGTTTGGGCTTTTCTTAAGTTAGCGATTTGTTAGGTTAGCCTGGGTTTTGTTTACTTTTTTCGAGCCCTTCCGTCGTTCATTTGTTGTTTTCTTTTCCTTGTACCGGTTAAGGAATCCTTCATCTTTGATAAAGGTTCCttttattttaatagtaatcgttattttagtaaaaaaaaaaaaaaaaaaaaaaaaaaaataggcatGATACATTTTCAAAATTTGCTTACATAAACTTATAAATTGAACTTCCAAACACTCTTTTATGTACAAAACTGAACTAATTACATGCCTTTAAATGTGCTATATATGCGTTATGAAACCATGGAGCTTTTTCTTAGAACTTTTGTTACATTGTTTATGAAACTCTCATTAATTATAATGTGTGCTCTTTTGTTTCTCTCCAATATATATTCTGCAGTTGAAGATAACTACATCTGTTGGTTGGTATTTCTGTACGTACGTGTGAATGGCTAAATTTATTGAAAAAATAGCATGCACGATCCTCAGGTATCGGGTGGTAGTACGGGTCAAAAGTGGGCCCAAGTTTATCAGAGGCGATCCAGGAACCATGTTGGGCTGCACAATTATTTTGGTGGAGCTAAAGATTGGCCCAATATCTGGCACCCAGTTTTTGGCGTGGAGGACAAGCAAGGAAGGCAGGAGCAACCGATTTGGAGTCTGATTCTATAATGTTTATCTTTTATTTGTTTCCTATTTTATAGATATTTTCCTTTATTTGTTATCTAGTATTTAAAGGACATATTTATTGTTTTTGATTTCATATTCGTGAAAATAAAGAAAAGGCCGACTGCCTTTTGTGTTACAATTCTGTTCCATTCGCAATGTCGAGGACTAACGTGACGTCATCTTCTCCTAAACGGGTTCCGTTGAAGGAAAGTGTGAATATAACAGATAAAGAAAGGAAGATATTTGATCTGTTGCTTCAAGTTGTAAAACATTTTAAACTCGAAACTCAACTTCGGGTTGCTGGTGGGTGGGTCCGAGACAAGCTTCTAGGAAAAGAATGTTACGATATCGATATAGCTCTCGATAATATGTTGGGTAGAGAGTTTTGTGAAAAGGTGAACGATTATTACGTATCTATTGGTAAAAAAAAGCAACGATTTGGTGTTATTAAAAGTAATCCGGACCAATCAAAACACTTGGAAATCGCAAAGATGCAGctttttgatgtttcgattgattttGCTAACTTAAGATCTGAAAACTACACAGAAAACAGGGGAATTTCAATAATGGAGTTTGGTACTCCAGAACAAGATGCGTATAGAAGAGATTTGACTATTAATAGTTTGTTTTATAACCTTAATACGTCTACAGTTGAAGATTATACAGGTAGAGGACTCGATGATTTAAAATGTGGTAGAATTGTGACTCCTTTAATCCCAAAAAAGACGTTTTTGGATGATCCTTTGAGGGTTTTAAGAGCGATTCGGTTTAGTGCTAGATTTGAATTTGATATGGTTGAAGAGGTAAAAATAGCAGCTGTTGATAATGATGTCAAAACTGCAATTTCGGGTAAAATTGGTAGAGAACGTATTGATCACGAGATTGATCTTATGTTAAGTGGTAACCAACCGGTTAAAGCGATCGAATGTGTATCTGAATTAGGGTTATTTTGggttgtttttaaaaacaaatTCTCTAAATTGCCGTCGAATTTTGAGCCGGAAATTTCAGAAGAATATGGTAGGATTTGTGTTGGTTACATGGATGCAGCATGGAGATTTCTGCATGCATTAGGGGGTTGTACCTTCAATAATGAACAACAGAGATTGTACTTGTACGGAGCATTGTTGCTTCCATTTAGAACGACGGATTATGGAGATAATAAAAAGAGAATTATTTCAGCTGTGAACCATAATTTTGAAAATTCCCTTAAGCCTAAAGGTGGTGATGTCATCAGGTTGCACAATGCAGTTGAGAAATATTTGTCGCTGATTCCGTTTATTGTTTCAAGTGAAGAAGAATGTATGAAGCGTATCGAGGTTAATTGGAAGTCAAATATGATGATTGATGTTCCTGTTTCGTTAGAATTAAGACTTTTGTCGGGGTTGATTGTTAGGGAAGTTAAGGATTTATGGCGGGCTGCGTTGATGTTGTCGATTCTGTTGGATAACGATTCTTGTGTTGAGAGTAAAATTGAAGTGTTTAAGAAAGTTGAGGGATGGATATTGAAATTAGGTTTAGAGAAGGTGTGGGAAGTAAAACCTCTGATTAATGGGAGGGAAATAATGAAGATTTTGGAGGTTGAAAATGGAGGTCCGGTTGTTAGTAAATGGCAGCAAAAGGTGATACAATGGCAGCTTGCTTATCCTGGTGGTAATGTAGATGAGTGTAGAGATTGGATGATGAGTCAAACACAGTTGAATCCTTCTACAACATGAAGACACCAATACATATTAGTTTCTGCTAGTTATTATAATTTGTCTCAtatcattcttttttttttcttttttttcttttttttttggaaTTGTAGAGGTTGATGTAGGAGATGTGAAAATGCATTTGGTACTAATTTATGTTGATGTAAATTGGTTCAATAATAATGTCATTCTCATGTAATAATTAATATGGTGTTTTAGAATTAAAGTTAACAGATCGAGGCTTTAAAATATATGTTTTTGTTTTTCttgaatatatttttatttttttttatttttattttttattttttttgttgtttttaAATTTATCAAGAACAGCTTGTCTCTGTTTTTGTTGTGGTTTAAGATTTAAGATCATGAAGATGATAAAGAGGACTGATCATATAATTTTTAAGAAACTCTAGGGACCAACTGTGTATTTTTTATtaacgatcgttaatgaatttAACGATGATTACCTCAATTTTACACTTTTTGTCAAATCGTAGTCATTTTCTGTGCCAAATTAAAATCGTAATCCTTTTAGGACTTAAGTAAATTGGGGATTACCTTTTTTGTCAAATATGATAACTTAGTTTATCTTTTAGGGTCATTTGTCCTGATCATAATTACATACACACATCTAACCCAAACTAGTTGTTTGTAAAAATGGAGAACACTATCTCTTGATTAAAATCTTAGTCGACAAATGTATTGGTTTTTAACACACTTGATAATTAATTTATCAATCAGTTTCTAGCTTAAAATATTATGTAGCGGGGAATTAAACCTAGTAAACTGATTATGGAGTTGTAACTAATTGAAAGCAGTAGATACCCTAGCATATGTATAATAATATATGACTACGTAATTAAACAATGACATAAACGTTTTACACGCTAGCACTTTGTTCAACTCAATGCTTAATGATGAAATGTCAGACATCCCTTTTTATGTTAACGTGTCGAGTACAAAAGAGGTTACTCCCCCCGTTCCATATTACTTGTCTATAGACAAAAAACATGCAGTTTAAAATTACATTATCCTTTTTGTTTACTTTATAGTTTTACTCCTTACTGATCGGTCATTATTTGACACGATCGTTTGTATTTAAAAGCAACAAAAGTTTCGGTGTTTAGAAAGAAAACAAGGTACTTTGACATAATTTTATGTATTTCAGGTTTCTGGAAGTTGGAGCAAAAAGATGATTAAAAAGGAAAACGTGTGGCCAGAACAGTGTAGACCGCAATTTGCGGCCTGGCCACCGCAAATTGCGGTGGGTGTCATTTTTCAAACAGAACATGTTTGGCCCCAAAATTGCGGTGCAAAATTGCGGCAGGATCAAAAGAGACCGCAAATTGCGGTCCCTAAACCGCAAATTGCGGTGGTGTCGAGTTGGTTGCATTTTTTTGGATCCAAATTTGAGGGTTTTTAGATTGGGGGTTAAGTCACTAATCTCCTATAAATATAAATCCCAAGAGCTACAAAATACAGACCTTATTTCAATTTTTAGAGCctcaaaacacacacaaaaacatcACTAAACATCATTAAtcaaggattcaagtcaagatcaaggAGGTGTTCTTCATGCAATTACAATCAAACATCATGCTCATCATCTTCAACATGAGTGAATAGTTTCCTTACTTTATTCCTTTCATGAACAATTAGTTTATGTATATGTCATTCAAATTTTGTGTGATTTGCAATATTATGACACTTAAGTCTTTTGTACTATGAGAATTGTGGATTGATCAAGTTCTATTGAATGCAAGGTGATAAATCGTTGATTATTGCAAGACCCTTATTGTTGCTTAACATTTTGTGTTGAATCCATCTTAGAGTTAATTAGTTAAGGATTAAGACAAGTGTGTAAGAGTCATAATCGTACCCAAGATAGTCACTTTAGGAGACTCAAGagttcttgtctatgagatttgagtaGAACTTGGTAGCACATGACTTGTTTGATGTATGCATGTCTAATTGGGTTGAAAAGGAGTAAATGCTTTTTAATCATTGTTTACAAACCTATTCTTTGTTTAGTTATTTACATTTTTACATATATTCACCATTGCTTAGTTTCATTGTTCAAGTAGTCTTTCATTTAGTTAATCTTAGTTAATCACAAGGCCCAATCCTAAGAATTGCTTGCTTTTAATCACTACTTCCCGTGGAACGATTCCTATTTACCCTAGGTAAGTTAGAGTAATTATATCATTTTTTGTTGGCTCTTCGACACTGATTAAAttttggcgccgcttccggggaGGTATGCGTAATGATACGCATACCTACGCGCATGGCGCTCGTGCGTATCACGTGCAGTGCGCACGTCCTGAATATTGCCAGAACATCTGATTAGGAGGTACGCATGCAGGTATTGCTTAGCGCACACGAAAGCAATCGGATATAATTTTATCCATAATTAAGTGTGatccttttccaactataaacccgttatttattgaaaggacccgttcatatacattataaacgattcacaatagttgattacatcgcgaggtattttgacctctatatgatacattttacaaacattgcattcgtttttaaaagacaaactttctttacaacgaaagttgacggaatgcacaccatttcataatacatccaactataattgacataataataatcttgatgaattcaatgactcgaatgcaacgtctttcaaaatatgccatgaatgactccaagtaatatccttaaaatgagctaatgcacagcggaagatttctttaatacctgagaataaacatgctttaaagtgtcaaccaaaaggttgatgagttcataggtttatcataacaatcatttcaatatattaatagaccacaagatttctgtttataaatatatgtacactcgtaagtgtataaaagtattctataaattgtaggcacccggtaacaagccttaacgttcatgttttaccctctgaagtacaccagatcaggtgtgtttaaaataacctcgaagtactaaagcatcccatagtcaggatggggtttgtcaggcccaatagatctatctttaggattcgcgcctaccgtacatagacaagtagtttaatgttaccaagctaagggtatatttctggtttaaacccacgtagaattagttttagtacttgtgcctatttcgtaaaacatttataaaaaaacagcgcatgtattctcagtcccaaaaatatatataaaagggagcaaatgaaactcaccatactgtatttcgtagtaaaaatacatataacgtcatttaacaagtgcaaggttggtctcggattcacgaacctatattaattatatatatttatatgttggtcaatatttgtctaacaatttttggtcaagtcatagtgtaccacaatcctaatgctcgagactaatatgcaaaagtcaacaaaagtcaacttgacccaaaatgacttctaaaatttatacgtgtttattatataacttaactatagtcgttttatatatttaaatatatttattaaattttataataataaaagtcatttattaataaaaatttatattaacgtttatatatgataaaatatacttttatatatcttaagtagtaaaatttataaagttcacttaatatcgtaaaactatagtggtatgtattattaatgtaattatattacgcgtggtgaaaaatatctttgtatcccctatttatttgataaaataatattgatcataataataataagtaaaagttgtattattttgtaataataattattattattctataaaaaaataacaatatttatatttactaaaaatgttattatgataaaatgataatactaacataatagtaataatgatattttataataacaatgatatttctattaaaataataacgacgatagtaataataatcattttaacaataatactaaaattcagttgactataacttcaaatccgttcatcgaaaccattcgatatctaaatgaaaagttcttaatttttcgctagctttccaatgacatgcatatcatataccctatctcagtagcatatgtatctaattcaggattcaacaaacctatctaaggacaatatcgaatgtacaagcatgcataatcctatatactcgagcactagtcagggatacactattgatatataaaagttaagttatgagtgctcacgtatcaatattgagattcaatattgcaggaaagtacgtagacgcaatggagatgataaacactagattgacctcacgagcatacccatgaaccatacccatcaccttcatagctataactcataatttccttagcttcgactcattcaaaaaaaaaactattttgaaaacactcggacatcactccgtcgtaatattttatgtatactaataatatcttgaaataatacagagcaatatatatatatatatatatatatatatatatatatatatatatatatatatatatatatatatatatatatatatatatatatatatatatatatatatatatatatatatgtaaatcgattgagagagtttagagaaatatattttcaagtttctatgaaataatgaaacctattgaattctatttataatagatttttgaattattaaagtgaattattaaagtatgaattattaaagtgaattattaaagtatgaattattaaagtgaattattaaagtatgaattattaaagtgaattattaaagtatgaattattaaagtaaattattaaagtatgaattattaaagtgaattattaaagtatgaattattaaagtgaattattaaagtatgaattattaaagtgaattattaaagtatgaattattaaagtgaattattaaagtatgaattattaaagtgaattattaaagttaaagtaaaataaaagtaaagtaaaggtaaagttaaagtatagtaaaagtataaaaactatgtatgtataatacgggtataaatatatataatattaatttaaatcgttatatatatttaatgaaataaaatataaatatcgttatatttattatactggttaagtaatgagttgtcaaaagtgaatctagatatttataaaagttatatacgttttaataataaagttctttttaaactgaaaatgtttttgtacgtttgaaaatagattaatagaatattatggaaaccaattctccactagcttttgtctaactttcgtaaatgacactttttatttttatttataaatagctttacaaattattccgaatatcgttaagaggaatagattttctcaaattatagtggatctctcaacagagacttgtaatcataattcaatttttctgataattcaatcatttaatatatatttttttaatttcgtcgataatcatattgaaacaaatacgtttatataaagcattatacgtttaaatactttgttgacatttttaatttataacatatacacatatacatacatattcatatatgttcacttaatggttcgtgaatcattggaatttggtcgaggtttaaatgaatgtataaacatagtttaaaatccttgagatttaacttaacaaacattgcttatcgtgtcagaataatataaagataaagtttaaatttagtcagaaatttccgggtcgtcacatttatggTTGTTATTCGATAAGATCTAGAACCTAATTATGAggtaatctagggttagggttttattataaatacaaccctaacctCCTTCACTCGACACAACGTTTTCTGTATTACTCGAATTCATGATTGCATCCAGAAAACACTCTTACGGTAACAGGTATGTTCTACGAACATAAACCCTATGCAACCACCTCTAGTGGCCATTGTTGAAGCAACTGTCATCAATGGTGGACGTAGCTTTGATCACCCTTTTGTAGATCATCATCCTCGATAAACGGTTATTCACGGTAATCTGGACCGGAGATCAAAGCTATAAACGTTCTTAAACACTCCCTTAAGCACTCAACATCAATTTTGCTATTTGAgcagatttatgttcgatcaaATGGCACCATCCGTGGGACCATAACTAGAACTGTGTAAAAAATTTATATGTTACGAACAATTAACTGTAAAACATCTAACCTCTTTATGGTTATTCTTGTGTAACAGGTTACAATGGGAAAGTCTGGTAGCAATCAGTCGTCACGTTCTCAGGGTCCTGATGTTATGGGATCGAAGCAAGCAAACCTAGACAAGATTCCTGTCACAAGCAAGACTTAAAATTCTGGAGCAACCAAGCTTCCGGATAAGTCCAAAACATCATCAGCTGCTACCCCTCGGTGTCTCTACCGTTAACGTCAAAAATAACGACTGAATATTGGGCACCGGGTGATGAGGATGATGAAGAGGATGATTATGAGGAAGAGGTCCCTATTACTACAGTGGGATCCGTTCCTATATATTCTACACCAAAGTCAACGATTCATACCAGGCGAATAATTACACCCGCGAGTGCATGCGAGTATTTAGCAGGGCAGAACATTGATATTAGTGGTCCAACCAATgatcgctgaaatgtcccgttcttattgattaaaaacgttccatattaattgatttcgttgcgaggttttgacctctatatgagacatttttcaaagactgcattcatttttaaaacaaaccataacctttatttcataaataaaggtttaaaaagctttacgtagattatcaaataatgataatctaaaatatcctgtttacacacgaccattacataatggtttacaatacaaatatgttacatcgaaatcagtttcttgaatgcagtttttacacaatatcatacaaacatggactccaaatcttgtccttattttagtatgcaacagcggaagctcttagtattcacctgagaataaacatgctttaaacgtcaacaaaaatgttggtgagttataggtttaacctatatatatcaaatcgtaacaatagaccacaagatttcatatttcaatacacatcccatacatagagataaaaatcattcatatggtgaacacctggtaaccgacattaacaagatgcatatataagaatatctccatcattccgggacacccttcggatatgatataaatttcgaagtactaaagcatccggtactttggatggggtttgttaggcccaatagatctatctttaggattcgcgtcaattagggtgtctgttccctaattcttagattaccagacttaataaaaaggggcatattcgatttcgataattcaaccatagaatgtagtttcacgtacttgtgtctattttgtaaatcatttataaaacctgcatgtattctcatcccaaaaatattagattttaaaagtgggactataactcactttcacagatttttacttcgtcgggaagtaagacttggccactggttgattcacgaacctataacaatatatacatatatatcaaagtatgttcaaaatatatttacaatacttttaatatattttgatgttttaagtttattaagtcagctgtcctcgttagtaacctacaactagttgtccacagttagatgtacataaataaatcgataaatattatcttgaatcaatccacgacccagtgtatacgtatctcagtattgatcacaactcaaactatatatattttggaatcaacctcaaccctgtatagctaactccaacattcacatatagagtatctatggttgttccgaaatatatatagatgtgtcgacatgataggtcgaaacattctatacgtgtctatggtatctcaagattacataatatacaatacaagttgattaagttatggttggaatagatttgttaccaattttcacgtagctaaaatgagaaaaattatccaatcttgttttacccataacttcttcattttaaatccgttttgagtgaatcaaattgctatggtttcatattgaactctattttatgaatctaaacataaaaagtataggtttatagtcagaaaaataagttacaagttgtttttgtaaaggtagtcatttcagtcgaaagaacgacgtctagatgaccattttagaaaacatacttccactttgagtttaaccataatttttggatatagtttcatgttcataatagaaatcattttcccagaataacaacttttaaatcaaagtttatcatagtttttaattaactaacccaaaacagcccgcggtgttactacgacggcgtaaatccggttttacggtgtttttcgtgtttccaggttttaaatcattaagttagcatatcatataaatatagaacatgtgttt
Proteins encoded in this region:
- the LOC139863708 gene encoding tRNA nucleotidyltransferase cca2-like, with protein sequence MSRTNVTSSSPKRVPLKESVNITDKERKIFDLLLQVVKHFKLETQLRVAGGWVRDKLLGKECYDIDIALDNMLGREFCEKVNDYYVSIGKKKQRFGVIKSNPDQSKHLEIAKMQLFDVSIDFANLRSENYTENRGISIMEFGTPEQDAYRRDLTINSLFYNLNTSTVEDYTGRGLDDLKCGRIVTPLIPKKTFLDDPLRVLRAIRFSARFEFDMVEEVKIAAVDNDVKTAISGKIGRERIDHEIDLMLSGNQPVKAIECVSELGLFWVVFKNKFSKLPSNFEPEISEEYGRICVGYMDAAWRFLHALGGCTFNNEQQRLYLYGALLLPFRTTDYGDNKKRIISAVNHNFENSLKPKGGDVIRLHNAVEKYLSLIPFIVSSEEECMKRIEVNWKSNMMIDVPVSLELRLLSGLIVREVKDLWRAALMLSILLDNDSCVESKIEVFKKVEGWILKLGLEKVWEVKPLINGREIMKILEVENGGPVVSKWQQKVIQWQLAYPGGNVDECRDWMMSQTQLNPSTT